The window TGGTAGACCACGGTCTGGGCCTCGTCGGCACCCACCAGGCCGGGTGCGGACGCCTCGGTGAAGAAGACGCCCCCGCCGTCGCGGGGGGCCACCCCGTGCAGCAGCGCCACCGAGCGCCCGCCCGCCCGCGCCACCTCGCGCAGCAGGTCGAGCAGCGTGGCGTCGAAGGCGGTGGAGACCACCAGCGGCAGCGTGGGCAGGCCGGCCAGCAGGAAGTGGAGCGGGCTGGCCTCGCCGCGCGCCGCGAAGGCCTCGCGCAGCAGCTTCAGCAGCCCCCGCCGACCGCGCCTGCGCTCCAGCCGTCCGGCGACCTCGGCCAGGTCGCCGGCGGAGGTGGCGCCGGCGGGCCAGGCGGGCTCCGCCGGAGGCACCTCCTGGCCCGCTGCGGCCCGCTCGTCTGCCTGGTCCTTGCGGACCAGCCAGGCCGCCAGGGCCGGGTCGCTCGCCGGGAAGGGCGGGGCGCGCAGGACGGCCGGCCCGAGGAAGGGGGCCAGGCTCCCCTCGAGGAGGCGCGCAGCGATGACGTCCAGGAGCCTCGTCATCGCGCCCTCCCCTCAGGCCGCAGCGCCCTGCTGCAGGAGGCGGCCCCCCGCGCGGCCCGGCTGGGCGCGGCGGTGGTCGCCGGTGGAACGAGCTGGCAGGTGGGCCGTCACGGGGGCTGCCCTGTGCACGGCGCGTTCCAGGCCGGGGCCTGCCGCCTACCGCCCGAATGGACGCGGTGCGGCGGGTCCTGCCAGGATGGCCGCCCGGAAACCGCGCCGAACGCTGAGCAGCTTCCGGGCACAGCGCCCCCGGCGGGCTCCCGCCGGCGAACCCGCCCGCCCCGGGCGGGCTCTCACCCCTCGAACCAGCCGGGCGCCCCTGGTGGCAGCCCGTGGAGACCCGCCGTGCACCTGTCCCGCTCCGCCTTCCTGGCCCCCATCCCCGGCTCGCCCGAGGCGGTGCTGGTGCAGCCGCTCACCGGGCAGGCCTGCCTCATCGACCTGGCCCGCGGCGAGGCGCTGGCTCGGCTCGCCGCCGG is drawn from Anaeromyxobacter sp. and contains these coding sequences:
- a CDS encoding SIR2 family protein — protein: MTRLLDVIAARLLEGSLAPFLGPAVLRAPPFPASDPALAAWLVRKDQADERAAAGQEVPPAEPAWPAGATSAGDLAEVAGRLERRRGRRGLLKLLREAFAARGEASPLHFLLAGLPTLPLVVSTAFDATLLDLLREVARAGGRSVALLHGVAPRDGGGVFFTEASAPGLVGADEAQTVVYQPRGGCPPSSSFLATEEDLADTLVALETQAPIPPAVQRRRHGAGFLFLGCGLEGSLERLLARGVLQGSSGPHFAVLAEPPGPVAARFLAAEGITVLGLTQERFVAELSRWLARAAGDAAGQPA